The segment TGAAAACGAGGCAAAGAAGTTCAGTTACAGCTTGGAAGTAGGAGCTCATGGACGTAAACTAACATGGCAAGGGATCCCTAGAAGCATCCGTGACAGCCACAGGAAAGTCCGGGACAGTCAAGACGGTCTCATCATCCCAAGAAACCTTGCACTCTACTTCTCTGGAGGTGATAGGCAAGAACTCAAGTTGAGAGTGACCGGTCGAATCTGGAAAGAAGAGTAAAAAACCAAGAAAGAAATGATTGAAAATTTGATGTACATAAGAAGAAGCCTCTCAAGGAGAGCTAGTGATCATATATGGAAGATTTGAAATTGGTCGTCTGGTTTTAGTATGTTATAATGAATTCTTCTCCAATGGGGGATGAAgttgagatgatgatgatagtcTTCTACGATGAATCAGTCTGGAGGCAACCATTGCTACCATCTctgtactcttttttttttttgttgttgttgggtTTGTGTGGTTTCAGACAGGGAATGTAGGAAGAGACACATGATTTTGGCTATGTCCTTTTATAAAACCATGAACCAGTTTCATaactttttcaatattttaatattattattttttggaaagTGTGTGAACTCTCCCTTATAAACTCTCAATGCAGATTGCTCTAAGAATAAAAACTTTTGTGTGAAATTTATCACAAAAAGACAAGTTAGCATCTGTCcctcaaaaaatattttatcatttgaagaaaatgtaAAATGTCTAGTAATCCAACGAATCAGTtgtttattaaaacaaaaaaagaactcAAACGGTAAATGAATCAGTACACGAAGAACATTAAATAAGCAAAAGAAAACAAGCAAGCAAAACACacatacatttatttatatatgtatattactcTCATAAATCATTTGGGATTGTAGAGAAAATAGAATGTTCTGGTTTGTGATGGCATTCAAAATCGAGATGAACAAAAGCTCTTTCCACTTCTGGAAGTTCTTCAAGTTTTATTTGCAATGATTCACCAATTGCATGAGCTTCTTTTAATGGTAAATCCTCTGGAAGTTCTATATCCACCTGCCATAACACACATAAATAACATATGTAAAACATAATTACAAActaaataaatcttataaatttaGGATGCAATATATTATGTATCGGTCAAGTGCATTTGGAAAttgatatctaatttttaactATATGTTTGCAACATGAATGTATATACATAGTCATATAGACGTACCTCGACAAAGTAAAGAACACCAAATGTATATGCACGAACTGTATCAACACGTTTGATGTTATTAGCGCCTTGTCGCAACACTAGATATGTAAACTTCTGTAATACTTCCGGAGGAGCAGATTGTCCGATCAATGAgactatatacatatatacaaaaaaaaatattgataactAACTCGATTACTGTATtgtaaagtgaagagtatataGCATTGATTACAGATATTACCTGCATTTTCCATAACGGTCCCTGACCAATTGATAATTGTGTAGATGGCTAAAATAATAGCACCAGCCGGATCGATCCACCAATAAAAAGCATTTCCAAGAACAGCCGCAACCAAGCCAAGAACATTTGTCACCACATCAAAGTAATGATCCTACATCAAATGTCATCAATAAATCCTcatttttatatgaaattatgaaaatatatacacattttattaGTTACCTTTGCGTATGCACGGACTATGTGATTTCTAGAGCTTCTACAGTAGATCCATAAGACAAGTTTAATAGCGGTTGCACTTAGCATGATTGAACATAACCAAACCAATTGGTCCTGGCTCATTTTCTTCGAAGGTTCATTTGTAATCAATTGTTCAGCTGCCTCAAGCAGTACTTGGAACCCTACACAAATGTATATGGTTAATTTAGTATACATTTTTATCTAGAAACTTGtaacgtatatatatatatatatatatatttatttattta is part of the Raphanus sativus cultivar WK10039 chromosome 5, ASM80110v3, whole genome shotgun sequence genome and harbors:
- the LOC108860187 gene encoding putative metal tolerance protein C3, with product METPLLWSKDHEAEVHKSKPTSNVSTMKSNFFTDLPQKLRSKIDPEDPFHIDVSKAVGLKRDEKEYYERQLATLKSFEEVESIVARSEKYVMDEQSKVEDQAERAAEERAMQISNWANIFLLALKIYATIKSGSIAVAASTLDSLLDLMAGGILWFTHLSMKNINIYKYPIGKLRVQPVGIIIFAAVMATLGFQVLLEAAEQLITNEPSKKMSQDQLVWLCSIMLSATAIKLVLWIYCRSSRNHIVRAYAKDHYFDVVTNVLGLVAAVLGNAFYWWIDPAGAIILAIYTIINWSGTVMENAVSLIGQSAPPEVLQKFTYLVLRQGANNIKRVDTVRAYTFGVLYFVEVDIELPEDLPLKEAHAIGESLQIKLEELPEVERAFVHLDFECHHKPEHSIFSTIPNDL